The Candidatus Thorarchaeota archaeon genome window below encodes:
- a CDS encoding actin family protein has translation MAEDEFLGAKPIVIDNGTGLSKNGYAGEDQPRSVWPTLIGYPRYESIMTDVDHYTRDYYIGEEAINLRGVLRLVYPITHGVIDDWDAIEKIWSYTFYNDLKVDPSENPVLLTEAPFNPRENRERMASVMFENFGVPAVYVATQAVLSLYASGRTTGLVVDSGDGVTHIVPIYEGFSINHAIRRIDLAGRDITEYLRRLLRQRGYSFVSGAEKEIVRDIKEKLCYVALDPERERTVADKAGVDKPYMLPDGEVITIGAERFQGPELFFNPSAIGLDTMPLDEHIVESIKACDVDLRRDLYANIVLSGGSTMFPGLKERLHKEITELVPENIEVRIIAPPERQYSVWIGGSILASLKTFQNAAAIPVAAW, from the coding sequence ATGGCTGAAGACGAGTTTCTAGGAGCAAAGCCCATCGTCATCGACAATGGCACTGGGCTTAGCAAGAACGGATATGCGGGCGAGGACCAGCCACGCAGTGTGTGGCCCACCCTCATCGGGTATCCAAGGTACGAGTCCATAATGACGGATGTCGACCACTATACACGAGACTACTACATCGGTGAAGAGGCAATCAACCTTCGAGGTGTGCTGCGCCTGGTCTACCCTATAACACACGGTGTGATTGACGACTGGGACGCAATAGAGAAGATCTGGAGCTACACCTTCTACAATGACCTCAAGGTGGACCCAAGTGAGAACCCTGTTCTCCTGACGGAGGCCCCGTTCAACCCGCGCGAAAACAGAGAGCGCATGGCCTCTGTGATGTTCGAGAACTTTGGAGTCCCTGCAGTGTACGTGGCCACTCAGGCCGTGCTGTCACTGTACGCTTCGGGTCGTACCACCGGTCTGGTCGTTGACTCTGGTGATGGTGTTACGCACATCGTGCCCATCTACGAGGGCTTCTCTATCAACCACGCCATCCGAAGAATCGACCTTGCTGGTCGTGACATCACCGAGTACCTGCGAAGACTGCTCAGACAGAGGGGCTACTCCTTCGTCAGCGGTGCCGAGAAGGAGATTGTGAGAGACATCAAGGAGAAGCTCTGCTATGTCGCACTGGACCCCGAGAGGGAACGGACAGTTGCAGACAAGGCCGGTGTCGACAAGCCCTATATGCTCCCTGACGGTGAGGTCATCACCATCGGTGCGGAGCGGTTCCAAGGACCCGAGCTGTTCTTCAATCCCAGCGCCATCGGTCTCGACACCATGCCACTAGATGAGCACATAGTCGAGTCAATCAAGGCCTGTGACGTGGACCTGCGACGCGACCTCTACGCCAACATAGTGCTCTCCGGCGGTTCCACCATGTTCCCAGGACTCAAGGAACGACTCCACAAGGAGATCACCGAACTGGTACCTGAGAACATAGAGGTACGAATCATCGCTCCTCCTGAGCGCCAGTACTCAGTATGGATTGGTGGCTCTATCCTTGCCTCTCTGAAGACCTTCCAGAATGCTGCAGCGATTCCCGTTGCAGCCTGGTGA
- a CDS encoding DsrE family protein, whose translation MTKVTVIIKSEPYSDESAYTALKLAHAAVDKGHIVELFLVQGGVFCALREQNPSHMQNHYTMLDELITKGVRVVCCGTCTKTRGVAQSLLHPKVEVGSMPILADMITSSDSTVVF comes from the coding sequence ATGACAAAGGTCACAGTCATTATCAAGTCTGAGCCATACTCTGACGAGAGCGCCTACACGGCGCTGAAGCTTGCCCACGCTGCTGTTGACAAGGGGCACATCGTCGAGCTGTTTCTGGTACAAGGGGGCGTCTTCTGTGCGCTTAGGGAGCAGAATCCAAGCCACATGCAGAACCACTACACAATGCTGGACGAGCTGATAACCAAAGGCGTACGGGTTGTATGCTGCGGCACATGCACCAAGACCAGAGGCGTAGCTCAGTCTCTGCTGCATCCGAAGGTCGAAGTGGGAAGCATGCCAATCCTTGCCGACATGATCACTTCAAGTGATAGTACGGTCGTCTTCTGA
- a CDS encoding nitroreductase family protein → MCGDDFVETLKARTSIRSFENVSIPDSDIQRIIEAGVSAPSAGNRQPWRVVIVTDKAVKEALAKGAFGQTFVASAPVVLAVCGVPEESAERYGNRGRDLYVFQDTAALTQNILLAAHAMGYGTCWVGAFDDEEVARVLRTPSSVRPMALIPIGVPKKPIPEKRQRRPMSEVVVTGRFA, encoded by the coding sequence ATGTGTGGCGACGACTTCGTTGAAACTCTGAAGGCGAGGACGTCTATCCGGAGCTTTGAGAATGTGTCAATACCGGACTCAGATATACAGAGGATAATCGAGGCAGGCGTGAGTGCACCCAGCGCAGGCAATCGCCAGCCGTGGCGGGTTGTCATAGTCACAGACAAGGCGGTCAAGGAAGCGCTTGCCAAAGGTGCATTCGGCCAGACCTTCGTGGCTTCTGCACCAGTGGTATTGGCAGTGTGCGGCGTGCCCGAGGAGTCCGCTGAGAGATACGGAAACCGTGGCAGAGACCTCTACGTGTTTCAGGACACTGCAGCTCTAACGCAGAACATCCTGCTGGCTGCGCATGCGATGGGTTATGGTACATGCTGGGTAGGCGCGTTTGACGACGAGGAAGTGGCACGCGTCCTGAGGACTCCCTCATCAGTGAGACCCATGGCACTCATACCGATAGGTGTACCGAAGAAGCCAATTCCTGAGAAGCGCCAGCGCCGACCAATGAGCGAGGTTGTGGTGACGGGGCGGTTCGCCTAG